A stretch of Hydrogenothermus marinus DNA encodes these proteins:
- a CDS encoding RAMP superfamily CRISPR-associated protein — MHYETILNKTEDDLSYYIHFCKIYVDYKETKIKDTEEDLKKLFPFWKNPNPTDKNFKNYKLKNFPLEYLKYNLEQENKKQINIQNETFNNIAQIQNLKEFTKLLIPYSFAIEAKFKLKSPYFSHDDDEFYLINNPCLKDKAFKVPMIRGSSWKGVLKKSAIDIINENNKDNDSNKTIENLKSYFRIFGVGSENFRELINDKNLDKNKLKLFFLLEGISIKKDDNLEDIFKKYQEQNIQAQKGRAIFYPTFFDSLSLEVINPHDRRTKAGKNPIYYEVVPKETKGKLQIVYIPFDKVMAPNETIKEEAERDLNFLKKCIKKAFENGIGAKTKLGWGKCQDIDFQCFWSNGDECGND; from the coding sequence ATGCATTACGAAACAATACTCAATAAAACTGAGGACGATCTTTCTTATTATATTCATTTCTGTAAAATTTATGTAGATTACAAAGAAACTAAAATTAAAGATACAGAAGAAGATTTAAAAAAATTATTTCCTTTCTGGAAAAATCCAAATCCTACAGATAAAAATTTTAAAAATTATAAGCTCAAAAATTTTCCACTTGAATATCTGAAATATAATTTAGAACAAGAAAATAAGAAGCAAATAAATATACAAAATGAAACTTTTAATAATATAGCTCAAATACAAAACTTAAAAGAATTTACAAAACTATTAATCCCATACTCTTTCGCAATAGAAGCAAAATTTAAATTAAAATCTCCCTATTTTTCTCATGATGATGATGAATTTTATTTAATAAATAATCCATGTTTAAAGGATAAAGCTTTTAAAGTTCCTATGATTAGAGGAAGTAGTTGGAAAGGAGTTTTAAAAAAGTCAGCAATAGATATAATTAATGAAAATAATAAAGATAATGATTCTAATAAGACAATTGAAAATTTAAAAAGTTATTTTAGAATTTTTGGAGTTGGCAGTGAAAACTTTAGAGAATTAATAAATGATAAGAATTTAGATAAAAATAAACTAAAGTTATTTTTCCTATTAGAAGGAATTAGTATCAAAAAAGATGATAATTTAGAAGATATATTCAAAAAATACCAAGAACAAAATATCCAAGCTCAAAAAGGAAGAGCTATATTTTATCCTACATTTTTTGATAGTTTATCTCTTGAAGTGATAAATCCTCACGATCGTAGAACTAAAGCTGGAAAAAACCCTATTTATTATGAAGTTGTTCCAAAAGAAACAAAAGGAAAACTGCAAATTGTTTATATTCCTTTTGATAAAGTGATGGCTCCTAATGAAACAATAAAAGAAGAGGCTGAAAGAGATTTGAATTTTTTAAAAAAATGTATAAAAAAAGCTTTTGAAAACGGCATTGGAGCCAAGACAAAATTGGGATGGGGTAAGTGTCAAGATATAGATTTTCAATGCTTTTGGAGTAATGGAGATGAGTGCGGAAATGATTGA
- a CDS encoding CRISPR-associated protein Csx11, whose product MSAEMIEKNRDEILKAEIGSLLFNLGKTHIGFWKKYFPNEEQKFSSYKDYYKENNNNESYFGKELEEINPKLKEFIFKEEVEINNEKIKWIEFFKGNASNSDFIKNIFFKGCENINSGIDKGSPKEQLNNSLWISNAFGSYIKDVNKYYFDDKRKCFFIALNEEFKKNKWFNNPNWKEIREFVLKEVKSWYSNLLSDTRFPINDVTLFDQAYMSSTMFKSALAEIIINSSSLEEAKEKYINNPQNIKWSILGIQYDKLALAEKGLKPAHISWYRKASKEVEDKIKEIIEIEYPLGNEIYRDETGIYFLVPESFENTQDLKDKIYDKVREVFSEKFKKDELIYPSFDLTKPSRGIMNLTKLLDDSKKNFLKLEIEIEKDDDDEKEKEKNKDKNKEKEIDKDKENDKEKGNDKIGICQVCKVRFATKDDETLMCDICRERREGRLENWIQNQEGETIWTGEVADENGRIALMTLKFELKEWLNGRMLSSLLVRKENFNEYTEIIKYLINFIKKQLEKDVITNLEITEEDENKIKKFLSLFDYKGIRQPFENNFGKLKKSTNKQNPLVKKLLQQEEWLKHYKFFNKDNKRIIISESASISFDEYTKPCKTCKDHLYKIFAINFTILQIKNLLLERSIGDIWEEFIKNNLSNKSIIDFEKRNIKWDELTDKDIEFLSKLILQFLLRKNPSPARLRRIWESTKNFLEEVKRDILGSITDIRKKENFKNIIQDLPENYLKNMILEKIKDDNKYKKYFSIIDPTPISWQFAIPANKTNEVIEKIQKLYYKHFKYVNGKLPLHIGVVVQDYKKPLYVGIKALRNIRRDIKDWEDIKTEDKVCINCCDDIEKISNNPVDYYSLYETNVNPDYEFLNLPLGKGVKNYNPFEEFIIYPNTIDFEFLDTNSRRNDIYYKNGKRASDLKSNRPYIWEEWTQFKAFKEEFENKPAILHRLVSLIYSKLRDWKNNEDSFKKFMESTFKRENINVTKFGIKDYSFKEMKKFIDMFEYYHTTLKEI is encoded by the coding sequence ATGAGTGCGGAAATGATTGAAAAAAATAGAGATGAAATATTAAAAGCTGAAATTGGAAGTTTGCTTTTTAATCTTGGAAAAACACATATAGGTTTTTGGAAGAAATATTTTCCAAATGAAGAGCAAAAATTTAGCAGCTATAAGGATTATTACAAGGAAAATAATAATAATGAGAGTTATTTTGGAAAAGAATTAGAAGAAATTAATCCTAAATTAAAAGAGTTTATTTTTAAAGAAGAAGTTGAAATAAATAATGAAAAAATTAAATGGATAGAGTTTTTTAAAGGAAATGCTTCAAATAGTGATTTTATAAAAAATATATTTTTTAAAGGGTGTGAAAATATAAATTCTGGCATAGATAAAGGTTCACCAAAAGAACAATTAAATAATTCTTTGTGGATTTCAAATGCTTTTGGTAGTTATATTAAAGATGTAAATAAATATTATTTTGATGACAAGAGAAAATGTTTTTTTATAGCTTTAAACGAAGAATTTAAAAAAAATAAGTGGTTTAATAATCCAAACTGGAAAGAAATAAGAGAGTTCGTTTTAAAAGAGGTAAAAAGTTGGTATTCAAATCTTTTAAGTGACACTCGCTTTCCTATAAATGATGTAACCTTATTTGATCAAGCTTATATGAGCTCTACTATGTTTAAGTCAGCTTTAGCTGAAATAATAATAAATTCTTCATCTTTAGAAGAAGCAAAGGAAAAATATATTAACAATCCTCAAAATATTAAATGGAGTATTTTAGGCATTCAATATGATAAATTGGCTTTAGCTGAAAAAGGTTTAAAACCAGCCCATATAAGCTGGTATAGAAAAGCATCTAAGGAAGTAGAAGATAAAATAAAAGAGATTATTGAAATAGAATATCCTTTAGGCAATGAAATCTATAGAGATGAAACAGGGATATATTTTTTAGTTCCAGAAAGCTTTGAAAATACTCAAGATTTAAAAGATAAAATTTATGATAAAGTTAGAGAAGTTTTTTCTGAAAAGTTTAAAAAAGATGAATTAATATATCCAAGTTTTGATTTAACAAAGCCAAGTCGCGGCATTATGAATTTGACTAAACTTTTAGATGATTCAAAGAAAAACTTTTTAAAACTAGAAATAGAAATAGAAAAAGATGATGATGATGAAAAAGAAAAAGAAAAAAATAAAGATAAAAATAAAGAAAAAGAAATAGATAAAGATAAAGAAAATGATAAAGAAAAAGGAAATGATAAAATAGGTATCTGTCAAGTTTGCAAAGTTAGATTTGCAACCAAAGATGATGAAACTTTAATGTGTGATATTTGTAGGGAAAGAAGAGAGGGAAGGTTAGAAAATTGGATTCAAAATCAAGAAGGAGAAACTATATGGACTGGTGAAGTTGCTGATGAAAATGGCCGTATAGCTTTAATGACTCTTAAATTTGAGCTTAAAGAGTGGTTAAATGGGAGAATGCTTAGTAGTTTATTGGTTAGAAAGGAGAATTTTAATGAATATACAGAGATCATTAAATATTTAATAAATTTTATAAAAAAACAATTAGAAAAAGATGTAATTACAAATTTAGAAATAACTGAAGAAGATGAAAATAAAATAAAAAAATTTTTATCTCTTTTTGATTATAAAGGTATAAGACAACCTTTTGAAAATAATTTTGGCAAACTAAAAAAAAGTACAAATAAACAAAATCCGCTTGTTAAAAAATTATTGCAACAAGAGGAGTGGTTAAAACATTATAAGTTTTTTAATAAAGATAATAAAAGAATTATCATAAGTGAAAGCGCATCAATTTCTTTTGATGAATACACTAAACCTTGTAAAACTTGTAAAGATCATTTATATAAAATATTTGCTATAAATTTTACAATTTTACAAATAAAAAATCTATTATTAGAACGAAGCATAGGAGATATTTGGGAAGAGTTTATAAAAAATAATTTATCCAATAAAAGTATTATAGATTTTGAAAAACGCAATATTAAATGGGATGAGCTTACAGATAAAGACATAGAATTTTTATCAAAACTTATTCTTCAATTTTTACTTCGTAAAAATCCATCTCCAGCAAGACTTAGAAGAATTTGGGAAAGTACTAAAAATTTTCTTGAAGAAGTAAAAAGAGATATATTAGGAAGTATAACTGATATTAGAAAAAAAGAAAATTTTAAAAATATTATCCAAGATTTACCTGAAAATTATTTAAAAAACATGATTTTAGAAAAGATAAAAGACGATAATAAATACAAAAAATATTTTTCTATTATTGATCCTACACCTATCTCTTGGCAGTTTGCTATTCCAGCTAATAAAACTAATGAAGTTATAGAAAAAATACAAAAACTTTATTATAAACATTTTAAATATGTAAATGGAAAACTACCTCTTCATATTGGAGTAGTTGTTCAAGATTACAAAAAACCTCTTTATGTAGGTATAAAAGCTTTAAGAAACATAAGAAGAGATATAAAAGATTGGGAAGATATAAAAACAGAAGATAAAGTTTGTATAAATTGTTGTGATGATATAGAAAAAATTAGTAATAATCCTGTAGATTATTACTCTCTTTATGAAACAAATGTTAATCCAGATTATGAATTTTTAAATTTACCTTTAGGTAAAGGTGTTAAAAATTATAATCCTTTTGAAGAATTTATAATTTATCCAAATACAATAGATTTTGAATTTTTAGATACAAACTCAAGAAGAAATGATATTTATTATAAAAATGGGAAAAGAGCATCTGATCTAAAATCAAATAGACCTTATATTTGGGAAGAATGGACACAATTTAAAGCTTTCAAAGAGGAATTTGAAAATAAACCAGCCATTTTACATAGATTAGTAAGTCTAATTTATTCAAAATTACGAGACTGGAAAAACAATGAAGATAGTTTTAAAAAGTTTATGGAATCTACTTTTAAAAGAGAAAATATAAATGTAACAAAGTTTGGAATTAAAGATTATAGTTTCAAGGAGATGAAAAAATTTATTGATATGTTTGAATATTATCATACTACATTAAAGGAGATATAA
- a CDS encoding RAMP superfamily CRISPR-associated protein has product MGEALTKKIDIFAISTDPIYIGTGGYTIGRVDNTIVRDPITNIPKIPGSSLAGTWRYYMALKLISEIKDKKPDFNSTEYESHGNLKEKFERYKWKNEPEEDGKKWEYWKYNKIARITCAGQDESPNIEINETPSSKTGHCGHCIVCKAFGFSKKDISSQGMLFFSDLHILFFPVYTRFGTKWITSKRILIENGLLENGESKENNEEKAIVLENPSENNKYINLGWLNLPYEVRSINIQTDKLKNLYELSGKDIVIVPDQLLSHIINSNLEVRTSVSIDPITGAAKEGALFTSEAIPRGTIFSGNIRIFKRLNDDTLPEIKLVCEALEDSKHFFETLGIGGMTTRGFGRLKMSSLNYKENENPASGGENGES; this is encoded by the coding sequence ATGGGAGAAGCACTAACAAAAAAAATAGATATTTTTGCTATCTCAACAGATCCAATATACATAGGCACAGGTGGTTATACCATAGGAAGAGTTGACAATACAATAGTTAGAGATCCTATTACAAATATTCCCAAAATACCCGGTAGTAGTTTGGCTGGAACTTGGAGATATTATATGGCTTTAAAATTAATTAGTGAGATAAAAGACAAAAAACCTGATTTTAATAGTACAGAGTATGAATCTCATGGAAATTTAAAGGAAAAGTTTGAAAGATATAAATGGAAAAATGAACCAGAAGAAGATGGGAAAAAATGGGAATATTGGAAATATAATAAGATTGCAAGAATAACTTGCGCTGGCCAAGATGAATCTCCAAATATAGAAATTAATGAAACACCTTCTAGTAAAACAGGTCATTGTGGGCATTGTATAGTTTGTAAAGCTTTTGGATTTTCTAAAAAAGATATATCAAGCCAAGGGATGCTATTTTTTAGTGATTTGCATATTTTATTTTTCCCAGTCTATACAAGATTTGGAACCAAATGGATAACTTCCAAAAGGATTTTAATAGAAAATGGATTATTAGAAAATGGAGAATCTAAAGAGAATAATGAAGAAAAAGCTATAGTATTAGAAAATCCTTCAGAAAATAACAAATATATAAATCTTGGATGGTTAAATCTTCCTTATGAAGTAAGAAGTATAAATATTCAAACTGACAAACTTAAAAATCTTTATGAATTATCAGGAAAAGATATAGTAATAGTTCCAGATCAATTACTCTCTCATATTATAAACTCTAACTTAGAAGTGAGAACATCTGTTTCTATAGATCCTATCACTGGGGCGGCTAAAGAAGGTGCTTTATTTACAAGTGAAGCAATACCAAGAGGAACAATTTTTAGTGGGAATATAAGGATATTTAAAAGATTAAATGATGATACTTTGCCTGAAATAAAACTTGTATGTGAAGCTTTGGAAGATTCTAAACATTTTTTTGAGACTCTTGGAATAGGTGGAATGACAACAAGAGGTTTTGGGAGATTGAAAATGAGTAGTTTAAATTATAAGGAAAATGAGAATCCTGCTTCAGGAGGAGAAAATGGAGAATCTTGA
- a CDS encoding RAMP superfamily CRISPR-associated protein, whose product MSKEDNKVWYKVKFKQIQPIHIGYNKYGVINETRLFIPGQTMWGALTNAYFKNTGNYNEELFENITCFYPMIENEVLYPKFKDGEFFLGDLSEKEFRKEFVTTYISTAINPQTLSAKDESLHEIDVILPKNIYWVGYIGLDISNFEDILKNLKNVFIGGDTRYGLGLIELEKEDINQAPASEEMHYKFVKKGKIQIQEKNSDEGKIQEEILDEVKNLIDNKNLTNFVKFNDLKDVDEIEGKLELLAEFDFKQNIPKIKEESGLYISVGSTIKFKFS is encoded by the coding sequence ATGAGTAAAGAAGATAATAAAGTTTGGTATAAGGTAAAGTTTAAACAAATTCAACCAATCCATATAGGATATAACAAGTATGGCGTTATAAATGAAACCAGACTTTTTATTCCTGGTCAAACCATGTGGGGCGCTTTGACTAATGCATATTTTAAAAATACAGGAAACTACAATGAAGAGCTTTTTGAAAATATCACCTGTTTTTATCCTATGATTGAAAATGAAGTTTTATATCCAAAGTTTAAGGATGGAGAGTTTTTTTTAGGAGATTTATCTGAAAAAGAATTTAGAAAAGAGTTTGTAACAACTTATATTTCAACAGCAATAAATCCTCAAACATTAAGTGCAAAAGATGAATCTCTCCATGAAATAGATGTAATATTACCTAAAAATATCTATTGGGTTGGATATATTGGATTAGATATAAGTAATTTTGAAGATATTTTGAAAAATTTAAAAAATGTTTTTATAGGTGGTGATACTCGTTATGGCTTAGGTTTAATAGAATTAGAAAAAGAAGACATAAATCAAGCTCCTGCAAGTGAAGAAATGCATTATAAATTTGTTAAAAAAGGGAAAATTCAAATTCAAGAAAAAAATTCTGATGAAGGGAAAATTCAAGAAGAAATTCTTGATGAAGTAAAAAATCTCATAGATAATAAAAATCTTACTAACTTTGTAAAATTTAATGATTTAAAAGATGTTGATGAAATTGAAGGAAAATTAGAATTACTAGCAGAATTTGACTTTAAACAAAATATACCCAAAATAAAAGAAGAGTCTGGATTATATATATCTGTAGGGAGTACTATAAAATTCAAATTCAGCTAA
- the guaB gene encoding IMP dehydrogenase, translated as MFDPKNIEEALTFDDVLLLPQKSDVLPHETDVSTYITKNIKLNIPLLSAAMDTVTNYRLAIALAREGGIGIIHRNMSIEDQAREVERVKKAESGMISEPITIKPTQTVKDALEIMATYKISGVPVVDENNKLIGILTNRDLRFLHKRDYSKPVEQFMTKAPLVTAREGITLDEAVEILQKHKVEKLPVVDEEGRLKGLITIKDIVKRKQYPNACKDEKGRLRVGAAVGTSPDTLARVEALVNAGVDIIIVDTAHGHSVRVLKTVEAIKEKYPDLDVIGGNIATPEAAEDLIKAGADGVKVGVGPGSICTTRVVAGIGVPQITAVAKCAEVAHKYDRTIIADGGIRYSGDIVKAIAAGADAVMLGSLFAGTEEAPGERIFYQGRSYKVYRGMGSLGAMKERFSSDRYSQENLEKFVPEGIEGRIPFKGPLSDVVYQLVGGLRSGMGYTGSRTIKELQEKGKFVKITNAGLRESHAHDIYITQEAPNYWID; from the coding sequence ATGTTTGATCCTAAAAATATAGAAGAAGCATTAACTTTTGATGATGTTCTACTACTACCACAAAAATCAGATGTTTTGCCGCATGAGACAGATGTTAGCACCTATATTACTAAAAATATCAAATTAAATATTCCTCTTCTTTCTGCTGCAATGGATACTGTTACGAACTATAGACTTGCTATTGCCCTTGCAAGAGAAGGTGGAATTGGTATTATTCATAGAAATATGAGCATTGAAGATCAGGCAAGAGAAGTTGAAAGAGTTAAAAAAGCAGAAAGTGGAATGATTTCAGAACCTATAACAATAAAGCCTACCCAAACTGTTAAAGATGCTCTTGAAATAATGGCAACTTACAAGATATCGGGTGTGCCAGTTGTTGATGAGAATAACAAACTAATTGGTATTTTAACAAATAGAGACTTAAGATTTTTACATAAAAGAGATTATTCTAAACCAGTAGAACAATTTATGACAAAAGCTCCACTTGTAACTGCAAGAGAAGGTATTACCTTAGATGAAGCAGTTGAGATTTTACAAAAACATAAAGTTGAAAAACTTCCTGTTGTTGATGAAGAAGGAAGACTTAAAGGATTAATTACAATAAAAGATATTGTAAAAAGAAAACAATATCCAAATGCATGTAAAGATGAGAAAGGAAGATTAAGAGTAGGTGCTGCTGTAGGAACAAGTCCTGATACACTTGCAAGAGTAGAAGCTCTTGTAAATGCTGGTGTTGATATAATAATAGTAGATACAGCCCATGGCCATTCTGTAAGAGTTTTAAAAACTGTAGAAGCTATAAAAGAAAAATATCCTGATTTAGATGTAATAGGTGGAAATATTGCTACCCCTGAAGCAGCAGAAGACTTAATAAAAGCAGGTGCAGATGGAGTTAAGGTAGGTGTTGGCCCAGGTTCAATATGTACAACAAGAGTAGTAGCAGGTATTGGAGTTCCTCAAATTACAGCAGTTGCAAAATGTGCTGAAGTTGCTCATAAATATGATAGAACTATAATTGCAGATGGAGGAATTAGATATTCTGGAGATATAGTAAAAGCTATAGCTGCAGGTGCTGATGCAGTGATGCTTGGAAGTTTATTTGCAGGTACAGAAGAGGCACCGGGAGAAAGAATCTTTTATCAAGGAAGATCATATAAAGTTTACAGAGGAATGGGTTCATTAGGAGCTATGAAGGAAAGATTTTCTTCAGATAGATATTCTCAAGAAAATCTTGAAAAATTTGTTCCTGAAGGTATAGAAGGAAGAATTCCATTTAAAGGGCCTTTATCTGATGTAGTTTATCAGCTTGTTGGTGGCCTTAGAAGTGGAATGGGATATACAGGAAGTAGAACAATAAAAGAGTTACAAGAAAAAGGAAAATTCGTAAAAATAACAAATGCAGGATTAAGAGAAAGTCATGCACATGATATATATATTACACAGGAGGCACCTAACTACTGGATAGATTAA
- a CDS encoding phosphoglycerate kinase: MFKNFLTIEDVDISGKKVLVRVDYNVPVDEHGAIVDDTRIRETIPTINYILDKNAKLILASHMGRPKGERKPEYSLYPVAKRLERLLQKEVKFAPDCVGPEVEKMVNELKEGDVLLLENLRFHKEEEENDPEFAKALASLADIYVIDAFGTCHRKHASMYGIKDYIQPVVMGFLLERELKFFEKALLDPQRPVLAFIGGAKVSSKLGVLNNLVDRVDKMFIGGAMAFTFIKAMGYNVGSSLVEDDMIEKSLEIIEKAKQKNVKLYLPVDFVCGQAVSDQTPVLEVAWQEIPQGWMGLDIGHASLTLISEIIKDVQTIIWNGPMGVFELDKFKKGTFELAKMIADSPALSIAGGGDTDYAIHKAGVADRISYISTGGGAFLELLEGKMLPCLEAITKKE; encoded by the coding sequence ATGTTTAAAAATTTCCTTACAATTGAAGATGTAGATATATCAGGTAAAAAGGTTTTAGTTAGAGTAGATTATAATGTACCTGTTGATGAGCATGGAGCAATAGTTGATGATACAAGAATAAGAGAAACAATCCCTACTATAAATTATATTTTAGATAAAAATGCAAAATTAATACTTGCATCTCATATGGGAAGACCAAAAGGAGAAAGAAAACCTGAATACTCTTTATACCCTGTTGCAAAAAGACTAGAAAGACTTTTACAAAAAGAAGTAAAATTTGCACCTGATTGTGTAGGACCTGAAGTTGAAAAAATGGTTAATGAACTTAAAGAAGGTGATGTTTTACTTCTTGAAAATTTAAGATTCCATAAAGAAGAAGAGGAAAATGATCCAGAATTTGCAAAAGCACTTGCAAGTTTAGCAGATATTTATGTAATAGACGCTTTTGGTACATGCCATAGAAAACATGCTTCAATGTATGGAATAAAAGATTATATACAACCTGTTGTAATGGGATTTTTACTTGAAAGAGAACTTAAATTTTTTGAAAAAGCTTTACTTGATCCTCAAAGACCAGTTTTAGCATTTATTGGTGGAGCAAAAGTATCTTCTAAACTTGGTGTTTTAAATAATTTAGTCGATAGAGTAGATAAAATGTTTATTGGCGGAGCTATGGCTTTTACTTTTATAAAAGCCATGGGATACAATGTTGGTAGTTCTCTCGTTGAAGATGATATGATTGAAAAATCTTTAGAAATAATTGAAAAAGCAAAACAAAAAAATGTAAAACTCTACCTTCCTGTTGATTTTGTTTGTGGACAAGCAGTTTCAGATCAAACACCTGTTTTAGAAGTTGCATGGCAAGAAATACCTCAAGGATGGATGGGCCTTGATATCGGACATGCATCTTTAACATTAATTTCAGAAATTATTAAAGATGTTCAAACAATAATATGGAATGGGCCTATGGGAGTTTTTGAACTTGATAAATTCAAAAAAGGAACATTTGAACTTGCAAAAATGATAGCAGATAGCCCAGCTTTATCTATTGCAGGTGGTGGAGATACAGATTATGCAATACACAAGGCCGGAGTTGCAGATAGAATTAGCTATATATCAACTGGTGGTGGAGCATTCTTAGAATTATTAGAAGGGAAAATGCTTCCTTGTCTTGAAGCTATAACTAAGAAGGAGTAA